Proteins from one Sabethes cyaneus chromosome 2, idSabCyanKW18_F2, whole genome shotgun sequence genomic window:
- the LOC128735723 gene encoding location of vulva defective 1-like, with translation MDFFSKICLFIGFIFVSNFKLVHSEWKTLSSSSDNPCAYNSGVIFVPNLVNCNQYYACMNEQAFPMFCDSGLTFDIYANRCRQSTLVDACTENLSVLPSIMEKDNPCMDNEGIKLVSDLEDPSSFYICVGESPVRFTCNGGTVFDLSSRDCITVSFLPTTQAVESTTSTESISSGTAPTTTLADISTTTIEEISASTTSTVPSESPITDTTLSVGSSSTTISPTTTITTTTTTSRTSSTSVPPTTTPTADALHCSVQQNTFLPHPDCSKFYQCFYGYLFVISCPQNQYWNQDREFCDYFGNVICNE, from the exons ATGGATT ttttctcGAAAATTTGCCTGTTTATTGGATTCATCTTTGTTAGCAATTTTAAACTTGTTCATAGTGAATGGAAAACACTTTCCTCGTCGTCTGACAATCCTTGCGCTTATAATTCAGGTGTTATCTTTGTGCCAAATCTCGTGAACTGTAATCAATATTATGCTTGCATGAACGAGCAAGCGTTTCCGATGTTTTGTGACTCCGGTTTGACCTTCGACATCTACGCTAATCGTTGTCGTCAATCGACGCTGGTTGACGCTTGTACAGAAAACTTGTCTGTTTTGCCTTCGATAATGGAAAAAGACAATCCTTGTATGGACAATGAAGGAATCAAATTGGTATCAGATTTGGAGGATCCGTCCAGCTTTTACATATGCGTTGGAGAGTCACCCGTTCGTTTTACTTGTAATGGCGGGACAGTTTTTGATTTGAGCTCCAGAGATTGTATAACTGTTTCTTTTTTACCAACAACACAAGCAGTAGAAAGCACAACATCCACGGAATCGATCAGCTCAGGTACAGCACCAACTACAACACTAGCTGATATTTCCACAACAACCATCGAAGAAATCTCTGCGAGTACAACATCCACAGTGCCTTCGGAATCACCGATTACGGACACCACGCTTTCAGTTGGATCCTCCTCCACTACTATTAGCCCTACAACAACTATTACAACAACTACAACTACAAGCAGAACGTCCTCTACCTCGGTACCTCCAACAACTACCCCAACTGCGGATGCTCTGCACTGCTCTGTGCAACAAAATACGTTTCTACCACATCCTGATTGCTCCAAGTTTTACCAGTGCTTCTATGGTTACTTGTTTGTGATTTCGTGCCCACAGAACCAATACTGGAACCAGGACCGTGAATTTTGTGATTATTTCGGAAATGTTATCTGCAATGAGTGA